In a genomic window of Anoxybacter fermentans:
- the pyrF gene encoding orotidine-5'-phosphate decarboxylase, with product MQAIDRLIAKIEEKNSCVCVGLDPRFERIPEEVKKPIKEKMGETLEGLAQVLINFNYGILEAVEPYAPVVKFQISFYEQYGPAGLKALIESCKISREMGFEIILDAKRNDISSTAKAYADGYLGKVNLWGREEFIYDLDSMTVNPYLGKDGLEPFIEVAQKYDKGVWVLLKTSNPSSGDLQDLTLASGEKVYERLALQLQELGTNWCGESGYSNLGMVVGATYPEAAARLRKMLPRTFFLIPGYGAQGAVAAELEHFFNPDGLGGIVNSSRGIIFARKKDGEDYKSAARRAVLKMKQKINTIRGGRT from the coding sequence ATGCAGGCAATTGATCGGTTAATTGCAAAGATTGAAGAAAAGAATAGCTGTGTCTGTGTTGGGTTAGATCCCCGGTTTGAACGGATTCCTGAAGAGGTGAAAAAGCCAATAAAAGAAAAGATGGGTGAGACCCTGGAGGGTCTTGCCCAGGTTCTTATCAATTTTAATTATGGCATTCTGGAAGCAGTAGAACCTTATGCGCCCGTAGTGAAGTTTCAGATAAGTTTTTATGAACAATATGGTCCTGCGGGTCTGAAAGCATTGATAGAATCATGTAAAATTTCCCGGGAAATGGGGTTTGAAATCATTCTCGATGCCAAACGTAATGATATTTCTTCTACAGCTAAAGCTTATGCAGATGGCTATCTGGGAAAGGTGAATCTATGGGGAAGAGAAGAGTTTATCTATGATCTGGATAGCATGACGGTTAATCCGTATCTAGGAAAAGATGGGCTTGAACCATTTATTGAAGTAGCGCAAAAGTATGATAAAGGAGTATGGGTGTTGTTAAAAACCTCCAATCCTTCTTCAGGGGATTTGCAGGATTTGACTCTTGCTAGCGGTGAGAAGGTCTATGAGCGGCTGGCTCTGCAATTACAGGAACTTGGGACAAACTGGTGCGGTGAGAGTGGATATTCCAACCTGGGCATGGTAGTAGGAGCCACTTACCCCGAAGCTGCAGCCAGACTGCGAAAGATGCTTCCACGTACATTCTTCCTGATTCCAGGTTATGGAGCTCAAGGTGCGGTTGCGGCAGAATTAGAGCACTTTTTTAATCCTGATGGATTGGGTGGTATTGTCAATTCTTCCCGGGGGATAATCTTTGCTAGAAAAAAAGATGGTGAAGATTATAAATCGGCAGCCAGAAGAGCTGTGCTAAAGATGAAACAAAAGATCAATACCATACGAGGAGGCAGAACTTGA
- a CDS encoding dihydroorotase encodes MKKLIKNGIVVDPERGRKEKLDILIENGKIVRIAEKIEETEDVKIIDVTGKYVLPGLVDLHVHLREPGFEHKETIATGTRAAAKGGFTSICCMPNTDPVADNPSVIRYIQHRSAEEGVIRVFPIGAITKGSKGEEIAEIGMLKEAGVVALSDDGRTVMNSGVMRRAMEYATPFDLTFITHCEDHNLVDNGMVNEGYASMMTGLPGYPAEAEEIIIARDIKLAELTGAKLHIAHVTTKGGVELIRQAKARGVSITAEVTPHHLVLCEEDVLSYDTNFKVNPPLRSKEDQAALIEGLQDGTIDIIATDHAPHAYEEKMVEFQWAPFGIAGLETALPVIITTLVKDGKLSLMDVVKKMSTKPAQILDLSVGGIGEGQEADLVVVDLEWEEEVRVKDLVSKGKNNPFIGWKLIGWPVMTMVKGKIVYQRSGFNAGN; translated from the coding sequence ATGAAAAAATTAATTAAGAACGGAATTGTCGTAGATCCAGAGAGAGGACGGAAGGAAAAATTAGATATTCTAATCGAGAATGGAAAGATTGTCCGGATTGCAGAGAAGATTGAAGAAACAGAAGATGTAAAGATCATCGATGTAACAGGTAAGTATGTTCTTCCAGGTCTGGTTGATCTTCATGTTCACTTACGGGAACCGGGTTTTGAGCATAAAGAGACAATTGCAACAGGAACAAGGGCAGCAGCTAAGGGAGGATTTACCAGTATTTGCTGTATGCCCAATACTGATCCTGTTGCAGATAATCCATCAGTTATTCGATATATCCAGCACCGGTCAGCGGAAGAAGGAGTGATAAGAGTCTTCCCGATTGGTGCTATTACCAAAGGGTCCAAAGGAGAGGAAATTGCAGAGATTGGAATGCTGAAAGAAGCAGGAGTTGTAGCTCTCTCTGATGATGGCCGTACTGTCATGAATAGTGGAGTAATGCGACGCGCCATGGAATATGCAACTCCTTTTGATCTGACATTCATCACTCACTGTGAAGATCACAACCTGGTTGATAACGGTATGGTTAATGAAGGCTATGCTTCTATGATGACTGGACTGCCCGGGTATCCTGCTGAAGCCGAAGAGATTATCATTGCCAGGGATATTAAGTTGGCTGAACTTACAGGAGCTAAATTGCACATTGCCCACGTTACCACTAAAGGTGGGGTCGAACTCATAAGACAGGCTAAAGCCAGGGGGGTATCTATAACTGCTGAAGTAACTCCTCATCATCTGGTTCTCTGTGAAGAAGATGTACTTAGTTATGATACCAACTTCAAAGTAAATCCACCTCTTAGAAGTAAAGAGGATCAGGCTGCTTTAATTGAAGGCTTACAGGATGGTACTATTGACATTATAGCTACCGACCATGCACCTCATGCCTATGAAGAAAAGATGGTAGAATTTCAGTGGGCTCCCTTTGGGATTGCGGGCTTAGAAACTGCTCTACCTGTGATTATTACCACCCTTGTTAAAGATGGTAAATTAAGCCTAATGGATGTTGTGAAAAAAATGAGTACGAAGCCTGCACAGATTCTAGACTTATCCGTAGGTGGAATTGGTGAAGGTCAGGAGGCTGATCTGGTAGTTGTAGATTTAGAATGGGAAGAGGAAGTAAGAGTAAAAGACCTGGTAAGTAAAGGTAAGAATAATCCGTTTATTGGTTGGAAACTGATCGGTTGGCCGGTAATGACTATGGTAAAAGGTAAAATTGTCTATCAGCGGAGTGGTTTCAATGCAGGCAATTGA
- a CDS encoding aspartate carbamoyltransferase catalytic subunit: protein MSRLKRKHLLGLADVSKEEISLILDTAEAMKEVFTRKVKKVPTLTGKTVVSFFFEPSTRTKASFDLAGKMLSANMLSLSGSSSSVAKGESLIDTGKTLEAMGADIIVIRHSAPGAPHLLARYVNASIINAGDGAHEHPTQALLDMFTIKEKKGRIEGLNVLIVGDILHSRVARSNIFGLKTMGANVRVVGPATLIPKDLKNLGVEVYYSLDEALKGADVVNILRIQRERQKKGLFPSIREYHRFYGMNERIISLLKDDVLILHPGPMNQGVEIDPIIALDDRAVIEEQVTNGVAVRMALFYLLAGRGNQNEKIN from the coding sequence ATGAGCCGCTTAAAAAGAAAACACCTGTTGGGATTGGCTGATGTTTCAAAAGAAGAGATTTCATTGATCCTGGATACTGCAGAAGCCATGAAGGAGGTCTTCACCCGGAAAGTAAAAAAGGTTCCTACTTTGACAGGGAAAACGGTAGTTAGCTTCTTTTTTGAACCCAGCACCCGGACAAAAGCATCTTTTGATCTGGCAGGAAAGATGTTAAGTGCCAATATGTTGAGTCTTTCTGGATCGTCCAGCAGTGTGGCTAAAGGTGAGAGTCTAATTGACACTGGAAAAACTTTAGAAGCAATGGGGGCAGATATTATTGTGATTCGCCATTCGGCACCTGGTGCTCCCCATTTATTGGCCCGTTATGTCAATGCTTCCATCATCAATGCAGGTGATGGGGCTCATGAACATCCAACCCAGGCTTTGTTAGATATGTTTACTATAAAAGAAAAAAAAGGAAGAATTGAAGGTTTAAATGTGTTAATTGTTGGTGATATTTTACACAGCCGGGTAGCCCGTTCAAATATCTTTGGTTTAAAGACTATGGGGGCTAATGTACGTGTTGTAGGTCCTGCAACCCTGATTCCAAAGGATTTAAAAAATCTGGGGGTTGAAGTTTATTACTCCTTAGATGAAGCCCTAAAAGGAGCAGATGTAGTAAATATTTTAAGAATACAGCGAGAGCGTCAAAAGAAAGGACTTTTCCCATCTATCAGGGAATACCACAGATTTTACGGGATGAATGAAAGGATTATATCTCTTTTAAAAGATGATGTACTGATTCTTCATCCCGGGCCAATGAATCAGGGTGTAGAGATTGATCCGATTATTGCCCTGGATGATCGGGCTGTGATTGAAGAACAGGTAACCAATGGAGTAGCAGTACGGATGGCATTATTCTATCTACTAGCTGGAAGGGGGAACCAAAATGAAAAAATTAATTAA
- the pyrR gene encoding bifunctional pyr operon transcriptional regulator/uracil phosphoribosyltransferase PyrR, protein MRELRDKKVLVDKDGIRRALIRISHEILEKNKGTENLVLIGVRTRGVPLAKRIAANIEKIEGKKIPVGILDITLYRDDLSTIDQQPIVHKTEIDFDVTDKIVVLVDDVLYTGRTIRAAMDAIIDLGRPAAIQLAILVDRGHREFPIRADYVGKNVPTSRKEVIHVCLEETDGKDQVVLQEIIE, encoded by the coding sequence ATGCGGGAATTGCGGGATAAAAAAGTCCTGGTGGATAAAGATGGAATACGTCGGGCACTGATTCGCATCTCCCATGAAATTCTGGAAAAAAATAAAGGAACGGAAAATCTGGTATTGATTGGAGTGAGAACCCGTGGAGTTCCATTGGCAAAAAGGATTGCTGCCAATATTGAAAAGATTGAGGGGAAGAAAATTCCGGTAGGTATTTTGGATATTACCCTTTATCGGGATGATCTTTCTACAATTGATCAACAACCCATTGTTCACAAAACAGAAATAGATTTTGATGTAACAGATAAGATCGTAGTATTGGTAGATGATGTACTTTACACTGGCCGGACTATACGGGCTGCTATGGATGCTATTATTGATCTTGGACGTCCGGCGGCAATTCAATTGGCAATATTGGTTGATAGGGGCCATCGTGAATTTCCAATTCGGGCAGATTATGTAGGGAAAAACGTACCAACATCTAGAAAAGAAGTAATTCATGTTTGTTTAGAAGAAACGGATGGAAAGGATCAGGTTGTGCTACAGGAGATTATAGAGTGA
- a CDS encoding RluA family pseudouridine synthase — protein sequence MLEIREFDIASSDENMRLDKYLAEVNDDFSRSYIKQLIDEGRVKVNGRVEKASYKVKAGDEIVFEVPEATELEVKPEAIPLDIIYEDDDIVVINKPWDMVVHPAPGNESGTLVNALLYHCKNLSGINGIIRPGIVHRLDKDTSGVLVVAKTDMAHRILVEQFKRREIEKIYLALVKGFLPYDKGKIDAPIGRDPKDRKKMAVVKENSKPALTRFEVKQRFRDYTLVKVNLETGRTHQIRVHFRYIGYPVVGDDKYGYKESLPVKRQMLHAYQLTITHPRTGEKKTFTAPIPEDMEKILVELRKNNTIFP from the coding sequence ATGCTCGAAATTCGTGAGTTTGATATAGCCAGTAGTGATGAAAATATGCGTCTTGATAAATATCTGGCTGAGGTAAATGATGATTTTAGCCGTTCCTATATCAAACAATTAATTGATGAAGGTAGGGTAAAAGTAAATGGTAGGGTAGAAAAAGCCAGTTATAAAGTTAAAGCCGGAGATGAAATAGTTTTTGAGGTTCCGGAAGCAACTGAGTTAGAGGTTAAACCGGAAGCAATTCCATTAGATATCATTTATGAAGATGATGATATAGTTGTTATTAATAAACCCTGGGATATGGTAGTACATCCGGCACCCGGGAATGAGAGCGGAACTTTAGTCAATGCTCTCCTATACCATTGTAAGAATCTATCAGGGATTAATGGCATAATAAGGCCGGGAATTGTTCACCGTTTGGATAAAGATACATCGGGAGTTCTGGTTGTTGCCAAAACGGATATGGCCCATCGGATATTGGTAGAACAATTTAAAAGACGGGAAATTGAAAAAATATACCTGGCTTTGGTCAAAGGGTTTTTACCATATGACAAAGGTAAAATAGATGCACCGATCGGTCGTGACCCTAAGGATCGAAAAAAGATGGCGGTGGTAAAGGAGAACAGTAAACCTGCCCTTACACGATTTGAGGTTAAACAGCGTTTCCGCGATTATACCTTAGTGAAGGTCAATTTAGAGACAGGTAGGACTCATCAGATCAGGGTTCATTTCAGGTATATAGGATATCCGGTGGTGGGTGATGATAAATATGGTTACAAAGAGAGTTTGCCGGTGAAAAGACAGATGCTCCATGCTTATCAGCTGACCATTACTCATCCGCGGACCGGAGAGAAGAAAACTTTTACTGCCCCTATCCCTGAAGATATGGAAAAAATTCTTGTTGAATTGAGAAAAAATAATACTATATTCCCTTGA
- the lspA gene encoding signal peptidase II yields the protein MIWIVILLTFAVDQLTKYLVSHNFHYLESIPIIPKIFYLTYVHNYGAAFGILQGRRELFILVAIVVLAFIIYFYKQLPKDRISRLALGLALGGTIGNLVDRLRLGYVIDFFDFQVWPIFNIADSAIVIGMALFAWILFNDYTAKS from the coding sequence ATGATCTGGATTGTTATACTTTTAACTTTTGCCGTGGATCAATTGACTAAATACCTGGTAAGTCATAACTTTCACTATCTGGAATCGATTCCAATCATACCCAAGATCTTTTATTTGACTTATGTACATAACTATGGAGCAGCTTTTGGTATCTTGCAAGGCCGGCGGGAACTATTTATCCTGGTCGCTATTGTAGTACTTGCTTTTATAATCTATTTTTATAAGCAATTACCTAAAGACAGGATTTCAAGACTGGCTCTGGGCCTGGCTTTAGGTGGAACAATTGGCAATTTGGTGGATCGATTAAGATTGGGGTATGTGATTGACTTTTTTGATTTTCAGGTCTGGCCTATCTTTAATATTGCTGATTCAGCCATTGTAATAGGGATGGCCTTGTTTGCATGGATTTTATTTAATGATTATACTGCAAAAAGCTAA
- a CDS encoding TraR/DksA C4-type zinc finger protein: protein MEQVKLNHYQKILIDEKKRIIQQIKQIEDGVKGYGGLNKSFLDSVGELSGYDNHPADHGDITFERGKDIALRDNYRLLLDLIDDALEKIDNGTYGYCDRCGKEIPEERLEAFPYTTMCKGCKETWENYDPPRERPVEEEFLSSPYNRTFTDDTENVAFDGEDAWQKVARYGTSNTPQDVPGAITSDDAFYDADERHGEVDWGDGIEDTGFTEEFIEDVHTGNPRRRSRGEYREE from the coding sequence ATGGAACAGGTAAAGTTGAACCATTATCAGAAAATTCTTATAGATGAAAAAAAGCGAATTATCCAGCAGATTAAGCAAATAGAAGATGGGGTTAAAGGATATGGTGGATTAAATAAAAGTTTTCTCGATTCTGTAGGAGAATTATCCGGTTATGATAACCACCCTGCTGATCACGGTGATATTACCTTTGAACGGGGGAAAGATATTGCTCTTCGCGACAATTACAGACTTCTTTTAGATTTAATTGACGATGCACTGGAAAAAATTGATAATGGAACATACGGATATTGTGACCGCTGTGGAAAAGAGATACCGGAAGAAAGGTTAGAAGCATTTCCATATACCACGATGTGTAAGGGTTGTAAAGAAACATGGGAGAATTATGACCCACCCAGGGAAAGACCGGTTGAAGAAGAATTCCTCTCTTCACCATATAATCGTACCTTTACTGATGATACTGAAAATGTAGCCTTTGATGGCGAAGATGCCTGGCAGAAAGTGGCCCGGTACGGTACCTCAAATACACCCCAGGATGTCCCAGGTGCTATTACTTCTGATGATGCATTTTATGATGCAGATGAACGGCATGGTGAAGTAGACTGGGGTGATGGGATTGAAGATACCGGGTTTACTGAAGAATTTATTGAAGATGTTCATACCGGAAACCCGCGCCGTCGAAGTCGAGGAGAATACCGGGAAGAGTAA
- a CDS encoding nitroreductase family protein: MTKDLIDAIQRRRSVRKFKPDPIPDPTIGRILDCGRMAPSAGNIEPWFFYVVKNNDIKHKLAQCSESWIENAPVLIVVVADYDQVMKRYGERGRDLYVLQDTAAATQNMLLAAHGYGIGSCWVGDFDDQKVKQILQIPEEQKPVAIIPLGYPVENEERPAVHKTLSEVVKIIH, translated from the coding sequence ATGACTAAAGATTTGATTGATGCTATTCAGAGACGCCGAAGTGTGCGTAAGTTTAAGCCTGACCCTATACCAGATCCTACTATTGGTCGGATTCTGGATTGTGGAAGAATGGCTCCAAGTGCGGGAAATATTGAACCCTGGTTTTTTTATGTGGTAAAAAATAATGATATAAAGCATAAACTAGCCCAATGTTCAGAATCCTGGATTGAAAATGCACCGGTATTAATCGTAGTCGTTGCTGATTATGATCAGGTAATGAAAAGATATGGGGAACGGGGCCGGGATCTTTATGTACTTCAGGACACCGCTGCCGCTACTCAAAATATGCTTCTTGCTGCCCACGGTTATGGAATTGGTAGCTGCTGGGTTGGAGATTTTGATGACCAAAAAGTAAAGCAAATACTTCAAATTCCCGAAGAGCAAAAGCCTGTGGCTATTATCCCATTGGGATATCCTGTAGAAAATGAAGAACGTCCTGCTGTTCATAAAACTTTAAGCGAAGTGGTTAAAATTATTCATTAA
- a CDS encoding DUF5665 domain-containing protein, whose protein sequence is MNVEEKRLLGQLANKVEELAENINKINIAEYIELIRSPRYMLLINFISGLARGLGVAIGATILGAIVLMILFRLAELNVPLIGFFIAKIVKIVQTYL, encoded by the coding sequence ATGAATGTAGAAGAGAAACGGCTTTTAGGACAACTTGCAAATAAAGTTGAGGAATTGGCAGAGAATATTAATAAAATAAATATTGCCGAATACATTGAATTGATACGGTCACCCAGGTATATGCTTTTAATCAACTTTATCTCTGGGTTGGCCCGTGGATTAGGTGTGGCTATTGGAGCTACTATTTTAGGAGCAATTGTTCTGATGATCCTATTCCGCCTGGCTGAACTCAATGTACCTTTAATAGGTTTTTTTATCGCTAAAATTGTTAAAATTGTTCAAACCTATCTTTAG
- a CDS encoding IS1182 family transposase: protein MKRKNHNKKTFIEYNMNQTMLPLSFDVFIPENHLVRVVNSAIERMNIEPLLEKYKGGGRSSYHPKMMLKVIVYAYTQRIYSSRRIAKALRENIYFMWLSGNNKPDFRTINRFRSEIMKDVIDEVFTSVLELLIEEGYVKLENYFLDGTKIEANANKYSFVWGKATKKYKARLRAKINELLKEIEKTNEEENRLYGDNDLEEMGEGKEIDSKKLEEKIKELEERLEKNSKNRKLKKTIKELKSKYLPRMKKYEQQEEILNGRNSYSKTDTDATFMRMKEDHMKNGQLKPAYNVQIGTENQFVVGYSIHQRPADSRCLIPHLEKVKEITGKIPENVIADSGYGSEENYDYLEKANTNIYVKYNTFHKEQKKKFKNDIFKVENWPYDKENDEFICPAQRRLIYCKTKEIKTENGYTKQIRYYKCENCDGCELKENCTRAKGDRVIRINFKLREYKQKVKENLCSDKGMKLRSQRAIEAESVFGRIKGNWSFRRFLLRGLEKVKIEWGLLCIAHNLAKLATV, encoded by the coding sequence ATGAAGAGGAAAAACCATAATAAAAAGACATTTATTGAATATAATATGAATCAGACAATGTTGCCTTTGAGTTTTGATGTGTTTATTCCTGAGAATCATTTAGTAAGGGTGGTAAATTCAGCTATAGAAAGGATGAATATTGAACCCCTGCTTGAAAAATATAAAGGTGGGGGTAGAAGCAGCTACCATCCGAAAATGATGCTTAAGGTTATAGTATATGCCTATACTCAGAGAATATATTCATCAAGACGGATTGCCAAGGCACTTCGGGAAAATATTTATTTTATGTGGCTTAGTGGTAACAATAAACCTGATTTTCGGACGATAAACCGATTCAGATCAGAGATCATGAAAGATGTTATTGATGAGGTATTTACATCAGTATTGGAACTTCTTATAGAAGAAGGATATGTAAAGTTAGAGAATTACTTTTTAGATGGTACAAAAATAGAAGCTAATGCAAACAAATATAGCTTTGTCTGGGGAAAAGCGACAAAGAAGTACAAAGCAAGGCTCAGGGCAAAAATTAATGAACTTTTAAAAGAGATTGAGAAAACCAACGAAGAAGAGAATAGATTGTATGGGGATAATGATCTGGAGGAGATGGGTGAAGGAAAAGAAATAGATTCAAAGAAACTCGAAGAAAAAATTAAGGAACTTGAAGAACGTCTAGAAAAGAACTCCAAAAATAGAAAGTTGAAAAAAACAATTAAAGAACTTAAGAGCAAATATCTTCCCAGAATGAAAAAATATGAGCAACAGGAAGAGATTTTAAATGGACGAAACAGTTATTCTAAAACAGATACTGATGCAACTTTTATGAGAATGAAAGAAGACCACATGAAAAATGGGCAATTGAAGCCCGCATATAATGTTCAGATAGGTACAGAGAATCAGTTTGTAGTTGGTTATAGTATTCATCAAAGGCCGGCAGATTCAAGATGCTTAATACCTCATTTAGAAAAAGTAAAAGAAATTACAGGTAAGATTCCGGAGAATGTGATAGCTGATTCAGGTTATGGTAGTGAGGAAAATTATGATTACTTAGAGAAAGCTAATACTAATATTTATGTTAAGTATAATACTTTTCATAAAGAACAAAAGAAGAAGTTTAAAAATGATATATTTAAAGTAGAAAACTGGCCGTATGATAAAGAAAACGACGAGTTTATTTGTCCTGCTCAAAGAAGACTCATTTACTGTAAGACAAAAGAAATTAAGACTGAAAATGGATATACTAAACAAATTAGATATTACAAATGCGAAAATTGTGATGGGTGTGAGTTAAAAGAAAATTGTACCAGGGCCAAAGGTGATCGAGTAATAAGAATAAATTTTAAATTACGTGAATATAAGCAAAAGGTAAAGGAAAACCTTTGTTCCGATAAAGGTATGAAACTCCGTTCTCAAAGAGCAATTGAAGCGGAATCTGTCTTTGGAAGGATCAAAGGCAATTGGTCATTCAGGAGATTTCTGCTTCGTGGCCTTGAGAAAGTAAAAATTGAATGGGGTTTACTGTGTATAGCCCATAACCTGGCTAAACTGGCAACAGTATAG